The Vicingus serpentipes genome includes the window GACTATTGGTTAAATTCTAACACCAATAACACAGACATCATCAATTTGTTCTAGATTTCCTTTCCAAGCTTCAAAAGCATCATCAATAATTGCTTTTTGTTTCTCCATAGATTTATACTGAATACTGAGTAATAAATCTCTAAAAGCTTTAGCCTTGAATTTCTTTCCTTTTTCTCCACCAAACTGGTCTACATAACCATCAGAAAAGATGTAGATTGAATCTCCTTGCTCTAAATCAAAACTATGTGTTATATAAGGCTCAGGATTATCAAATCTTCCAATAGGTTGTTTATTAGCTTTAGTTTCTATTATCTCACCATTACGTATAATCCATAAAGGATTGTGTGCTCCTGCATATTGTAGTTTATTTCCTTCTAAGCTACATAATGCTATATCCATCCCATCTTTAATATCTTCTTCGGATTTATCAAACTCCTGAATAACAATCTCTCTTGTTTTATTTAATATCTGTCCAGGGTCTGTTAATCCATATTCTCTAACTGACCTATTTAAACCATTGTTACAAACAACACTTACCATAGCTCCAGGAACTCCATGTCCTGTACAATCTGCTGCTGCGAAAAGTATTTTATTATTGTTATGCTCCATCCAATAAAAATCTCCTGCAACTACATCTTTAGGCTTGTATAGGATAAATGATTCTTTTAGGTATTTTTTAACCAGTTTAGTTGGTGGTAATATAGCATTTTGAATACGCTTAGCATAGGTAATAGAATCCATAATTTCTTGATTCTTTTCTTCTAACTCAGCATGAGCTTCTTCAACAACTACCTTTTGCATTTCAACCTCTTGTTTTTGAGTTTCAATTACCAGTTTTTGTTGTTTGGTAATTCTAAGTCTATTAAATACAAAGATTAAAAAAATAACTACCAAACCTAACCCCCCTGTAGTAGCTAATGTTATTATTTGTTGCTTTTCTTTTTCTTCTTTTTCTATAGCTATGAGTTTAACATGTTCTGCATCATCAACAACTTTTTGTTTTTCATATTCGTATTTTGCTTGTTGTTGTGCTGATGCTTTTTGGGTTTCTTCATTGTTTAAACTATCTCGCATTTGAATATAAAGCTTGTACATTTCTAATGCTTTTAACGCACTCCCTTTTTTCTCATATAATTCACTTAAAATGAAGGCCGAGGCTTTAATTTTTTTAGGGGACCCAATTTCTCTTGCTATTTTTAAACTTTGTGTTATGTAACCTTGTGCATCGTGTAAATTATTTTTAATTAATAAAACCCCTCCAATATTATTCATAGATGTTGCCATTCCTTGCCAATCTCCAATTTCCTCTTTAATTTTTAAACTTTTTTTATAAGTAACTAACGCTTTATCATAATCTTCCCATTTTTTATATACTCCAGCTATATTATTTAAAGAGACAGCTATTCCTTTCCTATCCTTAATCTCCTCTCTTATAACTAAACTCCTTTTAAAATAATCTAACGCTGCAGATAAATTTCCTTGATCATCATAAAAAACCCCAATATTATTAAGACTAACAGCTATCATTTTCTTATTTCCAAATTCTTCTCTAATAGCCAAACTTTGCTGGAAATACTCTAATGCTTTTTCAAAATCTCCTTGACTATTATAAATAAAACCTAAATTATTGAGTGAATATGCAATCCCATTTTTATCGTTTATTTCTTCGTTAATAACTAAGCTTCGGTGGTATGATTTTATTGCTAAAGGTATATCTCCTTGATTTACATAAATATATCCTAGATTAATTAAAGCTACGGCTATTCCTTCCTTATCTTTAATTTTTTCTTTTATAGCTAAGCTTTTCAAAAAATATTTTATAGCTTCAGAAGCACTGCCTTTACTATTATATACAGCTCCAATGTTGTTAAATGAATTTGCTACTACATTCAATAAGTTAAGTGTTTTAGGATTTAACTTGTCAGGTAAAGAAGTTTTTTTAAAAGAATTATAAGAGATTAAAATAGCTTGTTTACACAAATTTATTACAGTATCTTGATTAATAGAGTAAAACAATTCTGACAATTGCAAATATGAAGCTGCTATTGAGGTGTCGGGGCTATTTTTGTTATTTATTACATTGCTTAAACTATCAACAAGATGCTGCTCCTCATTATTAAATTGAGCAATTCCCTTTATTGAGATTAGAAATAATGATATGCAGATTATGTGTTTGATGCAGTTATTTTTTTAAGTGTATTATTAAATCTTAACTCCAATTACACAGACATCATCAATCTGTTCTAAAGAGCCTCTCCAAGTTTCAAACGCTTCATTTATGATAGTTTTTTGTTCTTCCATAGATTTATCCTGAATGCTTAATAATAAGTCTCTAAACGCTTTTACTTTAAATTTCTTTCCTTTCTCACCACCAAATTGGTCTACATACCCATCTGAGAAGATATAGATTGAATCTCCTTGCTCTAAATCAAAACTATGCGTTATATAAGGTTCTGGGTATTCAAATTTACCAATAGGTTGTTTGTTAGCTTTAGTTTCAATTAATTCTCCATTTCGAATAATCCATAACGGATTATGTGCTCCTGCGTATTGTAGTTTTTTTCCTTCTAAAGAGCATAAAGCAATATCCATCCCATCTTTAACATCTTCTTCGGATTTATCAAACTCTTGAATAACAATTTCTCTAGCTTTATCTAGAATTTGTCCTGGGTCTGTAAGACCATGTTCTCTAACCGCTCTATTAAGACCATTATTACAAACAACAGAAACCATAGCTCCTGGAACTCCATGCCCTGTACAATCTGCAGCTGCAAATAATACTTTGCCATTTTTATGTTCCATCCAATAGAAGTCTCCTGCAACAACATCTTTAGGTTTGTACAAGATAAAAGATTCTTGTAAATATTCTTTTACAACTTTGTTAGATGGTAAAATTGCAGATTGAATACGCTTAGCATAAACAATACTATCTTTAATGTCTTGGTGTGCTTCTTCTACAATTTCTTTTTGCTGTTGAATAACTTGTTTTTGCTTTTTAGTTACTTTAAGCCTATTTAAAACAATGATTAAAAAGATTGCTAACAATCCTAAAACAATAGTTATAGCAATACTAATAATTCGTTGCTTTTCTTTTTTCTCTTTCTCTAAAGCTAAATTTTTCTCATATTGAATATCATCTATTTCTTTACTTTTTTCATACTCATATTTGGCTTGTAAGTTTGCGCTAGTTTTCAAAGCACTCAAATTGTTTAAGCTGTCACGCATTTCAATTTCAAGCATATGCATTTCAAAAGCATTTAGCCAGTCCTTTTGTTTTTGAGCAACTTGCCTTAAAATAGATGCAGATTTTTCAATTAATTCAGGAGACCCAATTTTGTTTGACAATTCTAAAGCTTCAAGTCCTTTTTGTTTTGCTCCTAAAATATTATCATCAATAATATTAATTCTACCTAAATTACATAAGCTTAAAACAATACCTTTAGAATAGTCAACTTCTTGGTAAAGTTTAAAGGCTTTTTGGTAGTTTAGTTTAGCTTTTTCTATATCGCCTTGCTCATAATAAAACGTACCAATATTATTATAAGAATAGCCACTTCCTTTTTTATCATCAATTTCAATTCTAATTTCAAGCGCTTTTTGGTAGTAGCTAAGTGAAAGTTCATTCTTTTTCTTCACTTTATATATGTAGCCCATGTTGTTATAGGTAGATGCAATTCCTTTTTTTTCTCCAATAATACTTAATTGCTCCACAGATTTAGAGAAGTATTTAAGAGCCAAGTCTAGGTTGTCTAACGTATTATGAATTACTCCAATATTATTATATGTGGCAGCCATACCAAATTTATCATCTATTTCCTCCTTAATTTTAAGTGATTGATGATAAAACTTTAAAGCTTCTGATACTTTACCTTTTCTATTATTAATAAAACCTAAGTTGTTTAACGCTCCTGCTATACTTATTTTAAGATTTTTTTTTGTTGTTAAAGAATAGTTTTTCTTCAAGGCATCTTCACCAATTTGAACAGCTTTTTTGCATAAAGGAATAATTGTATCTAAATTAGAAATATATAAATATTCACTTAGGTTAACATAAGCTGTTACTAATGATGTATCCAAACTATTAGGATTTGCTATAACAGAATTTAAGCTATCTATTTGGTATTGTTCTTCTTTAGTAAAATTTTGACATACTCCATTAAAAGAGATGAATATTAATAATATGGAGATGAAGCGTATAATATAGCTAATATAATAATTTTAGAGGATATTATACTTACTCTTAATAATTAGACATAAAATACAATAAGTACTTCTAAGATAAAGCTTAAATCTTAAACATAATTAACTGCCTGATATAAAATATCAAAATATTACAACAGTTTATTTAAAGTGAATTTTACTTGTCTTTACAATTACAACCATTAGATACATAATTATCTACTTGGTCATTATAATCAGATGATTTTTCAAAATCATCCTCACATAAAGTTGCATTTGGCAAGTCTTTACATCCTGTACATTCTTTACAATTATTTTTATTGCATGAAATTGTTAGTATACAAACTAATATTGTTGGAATAAATATCTTTAACATAATTTATCATTTTTTATAAATTTAAGTTTCATTATGCTAAGAATGAATCTATATTATTAATCTCATTAATATGTTTTTAAACTATTAATTTAAAAAAACTCAAATACCTTA containing:
- a CDS encoding tetratricopeptide repeat protein, with amino-acid sequence MDTSLVTAYVNLSEYLYISNLDTIIPLCKKAVQIGEDALKKNYSLTTKKNLKISIAGALNNLGFINNRKGKVSEALKFYHQSLKIKEEIDDKFGMAATYNNIGVIHNTLDNLDLALKYFSKSVEQLSIIGEKKGIASTYNNMGYIYKVKKKNELSLSYYQKALEIRIEIDDKKGSGYSYNNIGTFYYEQGDIEKAKLNYQKAFKLYQEVDYSKGIVLSLCNLGRINIIDDNILGAKQKGLEALELSNKIGSPELIEKSASILRQVAQKQKDWLNAFEMHMLEIEMRDSLNNLSALKTSANLQAKYEYEKSKEIDDIQYEKNLALEKEKKEKQRIISIAITIVLGLLAIFLIIVLNRLKVTKKQKQVIQQQKEIVEEAHQDIKDSIVYAKRIQSAILPSNKVVKEYLQESFILYKPKDVVAGDFYWMEHKNGKVLFAAADCTGHGVPGAMVSVVCNNGLNRAVREHGLTDPGQILDKAREIVIQEFDKSEEDVKDGMDIALCSLEGKKLQYAGAHNPLWIIRNGELIETKANKQPIGKFEYPEPYITHSFDLEQGDSIYIFSDGYVDQFGGEKGKKFKVKAFRDLLLSIQDKSMEEQKTIINEAFETWRGSLEQIDDVCVIGVKI
- a CDS encoding tetratricopeptide repeat protein, with protein sequence MSELFYSINQDTVINLCKQAILISYNSFKKTSLPDKLNPKTLNLLNVVANSFNNIGAVYNSKGSASEAIKYFLKSLAIKEKIKDKEGIAVALINLGYIYVNQGDIPLAIKSYHRSLVINEEINDKNGIAYSLNNLGFIYNSQGDFEKALEYFQQSLAIREEFGNKKMIAVSLNNIGVFYDDQGNLSAALDYFKRSLVIREEIKDRKGIAVSLNNIAGVYKKWEDYDKALVTYKKSLKIKEEIGDWQGMATSMNNIGGVLLIKNNLHDAQGYITQSLKIAREIGSPKKIKASAFILSELYEKKGSALKALEMYKLYIQMRDSLNNEETQKASAQQQAKYEYEKQKVVDDAEHVKLIAIEKEEKEKQQIITLATTGGLGLVVIFLIFVFNRLRITKQQKLVIETQKQEVEMQKVVVEEAHAELEEKNQEIMDSITYAKRIQNAILPPTKLVKKYLKESFILYKPKDVVAGDFYWMEHNNNKILFAAADCTGHGVPGAMVSVVCNNGLNRSVREYGLTDPGQILNKTREIVIQEFDKSEEDIKDGMDIALCSLEGNKLQYAGAHNPLWIIRNGEIIETKANKQPIGRFDNPEPYITHSFDLEQGDSIYIFSDGYVDQFGGEKGKKFKAKAFRDLLLSIQYKSMEKQKAIIDDAFEAWKGNLEQIDDVCVIGVRI